In Marinomonas posidonica IVIA-Po-181, a single window of DNA contains:
- the mazG gene encoding nucleoside triphosphate pyrophosphohydrolase: MSEAIQRLQHLMTCLRDKEFGCAWDKQQTYQTIAPYTLEEAYEVIDAIERSDYDDLKDELGDLLFQVIFYSQIALEDDKFNFDDVVNGIVAKMLRRHPHIFPQGELSRFGEPNTLSEAEISVQWQAIKAQEKASKPKQSVLDDVPSSMPSMMQAVKLQQKASKFGFDWPDVMPVFAKIREELDELEEAIKAGEQEHIAEEMGDVLFAMTNLARHLDVSPDMALNKTNIKFRRRFARIETLLVAQNRKLTNCSLEELDRYWEQAKSEGL; encoded by the coding sequence TTGAGTGAAGCAATCCAGCGCTTACAACATTTAATGACTTGTTTGCGTGATAAAGAGTTTGGTTGTGCTTGGGATAAGCAACAAACGTATCAGACCATCGCACCCTATACTTTGGAAGAAGCCTATGAAGTCATTGATGCTATCGAGAGATCGGACTACGACGATTTAAAGGATGAACTGGGGGATTTGCTGTTCCAAGTCATCTTTTACTCTCAAATAGCGCTTGAAGATGACAAATTCAATTTTGATGACGTAGTGAATGGCATAGTGGCTAAAATGTTGCGTCGTCATCCGCATATTTTTCCTCAAGGTGAGCTTAGCCGCTTTGGTGAGCCAAATACTTTGTCAGAGGCCGAAATCTCAGTCCAATGGCAAGCGATTAAAGCGCAAGAAAAGGCGTCAAAACCCAAGCAGAGTGTATTGGATGACGTGCCAAGTTCCATGCCGAGCATGATGCAAGCCGTTAAATTGCAACAAAAAGCCTCTAAATTTGGATTTGATTGGCCTGATGTGATGCCAGTGTTTGCCAAAATTCGAGAAGAATTGGATGAGCTGGAAGAGGCCATAAAGGCCGGTGAGCAAGAACATATTGCCGAAGAAATGGGGGATGTATTGTTTGCCATGACCAACTTAGCGCGTCATTTAGATGTTTCACCTGATATGGCATTAAACAAAACCAATATTAAGTTTCGACGTCGCTTCGCTAGAATCGAGACGTTGTTAGTAGCACAGAATAGAAAATTAACGAATTGTTCTTTGGAAGAATTAGACCGTTACTGGGAGCAAGCTAAAAGCGAAGGTTTATAG
- the relA gene encoding GTP diphosphokinase, with amino-acid sequence MVTVRKDHPVLEDGSVDIDAWMSNFSDLIDDSARVPLRMACELARQAELQCARPSYWGPQASTFRAGLEMVEILSGFRADQDSLVAAALYRAVREDQLPISRVVDMFGRKVASLIEGVIRMGEVSKNLTADTAVEVLGSNENQLESLRKMLVSIIDDVRVVLIKLAERACAIKEAKYQGEDRRVAVALEVQSVYAPLAHRLGIGHIKWELEDLSFRYLYPTEYKRIAKWLDEKRLDRQQYIDDVIGLLDQRLKGINIHADLMGRAKHIYSIWRKMKRKNIGFDEVYDVRAVRILVDEPMECYGVLGVVHNLWRPIPQEFDDYISNPKSNGYQSLHTAVVGPQGRALEIQIRTHKMHEDAELGVCAHWKYKGTDLSSNSTSYEEKLQWLRTILDFHEVQGDLESLSEQVRSDIEQDRIYIFTPDGHVVDLPVNATPVDFAYRVHTEIGHRCRGAKVNGKIISLVTHLKTGDKVEILTTKEGGPSRDWLHPSLGYVQTNRARAKIQNWFRKEDRDKNLEAGKALLDKQLKRLGVDDNRIDLQTVAARFNFSNADEVYVSLGAGDIQLARVLRVVDEFLSPDGEASSSTTRPIRLKKSRHKSSDNDIHILGVGKLLTQMAKCCTPIPGDDIAGYITHGRGVSVHRQDCINIVQLGMDEPERIIDVSWGERLDNQYPVNIQVEAYDRTGLLNDITGLLANEKVNLLSMNTLSAKENHTANIRFTIEVGELTVLSKLLHRINQLPNVLNVYREKDF; translated from the coding sequence ATGGTAACAGTAAGAAAAGATCATCCTGTACTAGAGGATGGTAGTGTCGATATTGATGCTTGGATGTCTAATTTTTCTGATCTAATTGATGATAGTGCTCGAGTACCTCTAAGGATGGCTTGTGAGTTGGCGCGACAGGCTGAGTTGCAATGTGCCCGGCCTTCCTATTGGGGCCCGCAAGCTAGTACCTTCCGTGCTGGTTTGGAGATGGTTGAGATTTTATCTGGTTTTCGAGCCGATCAAGACTCCCTTGTTGCTGCCGCCTTGTATCGAGCGGTTCGAGAAGACCAACTGCCAATCAGCCGAGTGGTGGATATGTTTGGTCGTAAAGTCGCATCTCTCATTGAAGGGGTGATTCGCATGGGAGAGGTGTCGAAGAATTTAACCGCAGACACCGCTGTCGAAGTATTAGGCAGCAATGAAAACCAGCTGGAATCACTTCGCAAGATGCTGGTCTCGATTATCGATGATGTGAGAGTGGTGCTGATTAAACTCGCAGAGAGAGCTTGTGCGATCAAGGAAGCAAAGTATCAAGGAGAAGATCGTCGAGTTGCAGTCGCTTTGGAAGTTCAAAGTGTCTATGCACCCTTGGCGCACCGTTTGGGGATTGGTCACATTAAATGGGAACTCGAAGATCTTTCGTTTCGATACCTATACCCAACCGAATACAAACGCATCGCCAAATGGCTAGATGAAAAACGTCTTGATCGTCAGCAGTACATAGATGATGTGATTGGATTGCTCGATCAACGTCTAAAAGGCATTAATATTCATGCGGATTTGATGGGACGAGCGAAGCATATTTACAGTATTTGGCGCAAAATGAAGCGCAAAAACATTGGTTTTGATGAAGTTTACGATGTGCGTGCTGTGCGTATCTTAGTTGACGAGCCAATGGAATGTTATGGCGTTCTCGGTGTGGTCCATAATTTATGGCGCCCCATCCCACAAGAGTTTGACGACTACATCAGTAACCCTAAATCAAACGGCTACCAATCTCTCCATACTGCTGTGGTTGGGCCCCAAGGTCGTGCCTTAGAAATACAAATCCGTACCCACAAAATGCATGAAGATGCTGAGCTTGGGGTTTGTGCCCATTGGAAATACAAGGGTACCGACCTAAGTTCGAACAGCACCAGTTACGAAGAAAAGCTGCAGTGGCTTAGAACCATTCTGGATTTTCACGAAGTGCAAGGGGATTTAGAATCCTTATCTGAACAAGTTCGCAGTGACATTGAACAAGATCGAATTTATATATTTACACCGGATGGTCACGTGGTGGATTTACCGGTAAATGCGACCCCAGTGGACTTTGCTTATCGAGTGCATACTGAGATTGGTCACAGATGTCGTGGTGCTAAAGTAAATGGCAAGATCATTTCTTTGGTGACGCATCTAAAAACCGGTGACAAGGTTGAAATCCTCACCACAAAAGAAGGTGGACCAAGTCGAGATTGGTTGCACCCAAGCTTAGGTTATGTGCAAACCAACCGTGCCCGCGCCAAAATTCAAAATTGGTTTCGTAAGGAAGATCGAGACAAAAACCTTGAGGCTGGTAAGGCTTTATTGGATAAACAACTTAAGCGTTTGGGGGTGGATGATAACCGAATTGACTTACAAACGGTGGCGGCACGGTTTAATTTCTCCAATGCGGATGAAGTTTATGTGTCATTAGGGGCTGGGGACATTCAACTGGCTCGAGTTCTAAGAGTGGTTGATGAGTTCCTAAGTCCGGACGGTGAAGCGTCGTCGAGTACGACACGTCCAATTCGTTTAAAGAAAAGTCGCCATAAATCCTCTGATAATGACATTCATATTCTGGGTGTGGGGAAACTCTTAACTCAGATGGCCAAGTGTTGTACGCCCATTCCGGGTGACGATATTGCCGGTTACATTACCCATGGTCGTGGCGTCTCGGTACATCGTCAGGATTGCATTAACATAGTGCAGTTGGGTATGGACGAGCCAGAACGTATTATTGATGTGAGCTGGGGGGAGCGTTTAGACAACCAATACCCAGTGAACATTCAAGTAGAAGCTTATGATCGAACTGGCTTGCTAAATGATATTACTGGGTTGCTTGCCAATGAAAAAGTCAACCTATTGTCGATGAATACGCTATCGGCAAAAGAGAATCATACGGCCAATATCCGTTTTACTATTGAAGTAGGGGAATTGACTGTATTGAGTAAGTTATTACACCGAATCAATCAGTTGCCAAATGTATTAAACGTGTATAGAGAGAAAGACTTTTGA
- the rlmD gene encoding 23S rRNA (uracil(1939)-C(5))-methyltransferase RlmD, with product MRRRTATRRPAKKAPLGPMQTYLVEGLTHEAKGVARLNGKVTFIEGALPGETVTAQVNKPGRRFDEAVLNAVIETSVDRVSPACQHFGDCGGCSFQHLEESAQRLAKADWLAGQLRNLLSKEQIECLFDVGSGYRRRARIAIDHKKNALVLGFRSKASNRVVDVEQCHVLTPSLQTLFVSLKVCLKQHPILSSLGHIELLEDTKGLSVVLRLVSNITPVQQQAYLDWAQQQDVELYWQAPKASRADLTDEQMRYYDVSNLRLKYHPQDFIQINEFMNQKMVAQAMAWLAPQKDDTVLDLFCGVGNFSLPLAQLAGSVIGVELQESMVQAGRHNASLNGLKNLSFVAADLTQPVAGQFSAENINKILLDPPRAGAFEFLDTIIHIAPQQILYVSCNASTLARDAEYLVLNGYKVVRAGLMDMFPQTSHVETMMLLQKQK from the coding sequence TTGAGAAGACGAACAGCAACCCGCCGTCCAGCGAAAAAAGCCCCTTTAGGGCCAATGCAAACCTATTTAGTTGAAGGGTTAACCCATGAGGCGAAAGGTGTGGCTCGCCTTAATGGTAAAGTCACCTTTATTGAAGGTGCTTTGCCTGGGGAAACGGTCACCGCACAGGTGAATAAACCTGGTCGTCGTTTTGACGAAGCTGTTCTGAATGCCGTTATCGAAACCAGTGTTGATCGTGTGTCACCAGCTTGCCAACATTTTGGTGATTGTGGTGGCTGCAGTTTTCAGCATCTAGAAGAGTCGGCGCAACGCCTTGCTAAAGCGGATTGGTTGGCAGGACAGTTAAGAAATCTGCTGTCGAAAGAGCAAATTGAATGTTTATTTGATGTGGGGTCAGGTTATCGTCGTCGAGCTCGTATCGCGATTGATCATAAAAAAAACGCCTTGGTGCTTGGTTTTCGCAGTAAAGCCTCTAATCGCGTTGTTGACGTTGAGCAATGTCACGTCTTAACGCCGTCCCTACAAACTCTGTTCGTTTCCCTTAAAGTTTGTTTGAAGCAGCATCCTATTTTGTCGTCATTGGGGCACATTGAACTGTTAGAAGACACCAAAGGTCTGTCTGTCGTTCTGCGTCTCGTATCTAATATTACGCCGGTGCAACAACAGGCTTACCTAGACTGGGCACAACAACAAGATGTCGAATTATATTGGCAGGCACCAAAAGCGAGCAGAGCCGACCTTACAGATGAGCAAATGCGCTATTATGATGTGAGCAATTTGCGTTTGAAATATCATCCTCAAGACTTTATTCAAATAAATGAGTTTATGAATCAAAAAATGGTGGCTCAAGCCATGGCTTGGTTGGCACCACAGAAAGACGATACGGTGTTGGATTTGTTCTGTGGGGTAGGAAATTTTTCTTTGCCATTGGCGCAACTTGCTGGCAGTGTAATTGGCGTGGAGTTACAGGAATCAATGGTTCAAGCAGGCCGACATAATGCCAGTTTGAATGGATTAAAGAATTTGAGTTTTGTGGCAGCGGATTTAACACAACCAGTTGCAGGGCAATTTTCAGCTGAAAACATTAATAAGATATTGCTTGATCCACCGCGAGCCGGAGCGTTTGAGTTTTTAGATACTATTATTCATATCGCGCCACAGCAAATCTTGTATGTTTCTTGCAACGCGTCTACTTTGGCAAGAGATGCTGAGTATTTAGTGTTAAATGGTTATAAGGTAGTGCGGGCGGGTTTAATGGATATGTTCCCACAAACATCACATGTGGAAACCATGATGCTATTGCAAAAGCAAAAGTGA
- the cysM gene encoding cysteine synthase CysM: MIEYPSIESLIGQTPLVRLQRINPNSNNTILLKLEGQNPAGSVKDRPALNMILQAERRGEIKPGDSLIEATSGNTGIALAMAAAIKGYKMHLIMPDNMSQERKSAMAAYGAVLHLVSKQEGMERARDLAQEMQDQGIGKVLNQFANQDNPNAHYLSTGPEIWQQTQGTVTHFVSSMGTTGTIMGVSQYLKEQNDKIQIIGLQPQDGASIPGIRRWPKEYLPSIFDDTRVDTVMDVSQQDAEQTMRRLAKEEGVFCGVSSGGSVAMAMALSEQLNGAVIVAIVCDRGDRYLSTGVFD; this comes from the coding sequence ATGATCGAGTATCCAAGTATCGAGTCTTTGATTGGGCAAACGCCTCTGGTGCGTCTACAAAGAATCAACCCAAATTCTAACAATACCATACTGTTAAAACTGGAAGGGCAAAATCCCGCTGGTTCGGTAAAAGATCGACCAGCATTAAATATGATTTTGCAGGCTGAGCGTCGTGGTGAGATCAAACCGGGTGACAGTTTGATCGAAGCGACCAGTGGTAACACTGGGATTGCATTGGCTATGGCTGCCGCGATTAAGGGCTATAAAATGCACTTAATTATGCCAGATAATATGAGCCAAGAGCGTAAGTCGGCGATGGCTGCATACGGGGCTGTTCTGCATCTGGTCAGCAAACAAGAGGGCATGGAAAGAGCAAGAGATTTAGCTCAAGAGATGCAGGATCAAGGGATTGGCAAGGTGCTTAATCAGTTCGCTAATCAAGATAACCCTAATGCTCATTATCTTTCAACGGGTCCTGAAATCTGGCAGCAAACGCAAGGTACTGTGACGCATTTTGTGAGTTCCATGGGGACCACGGGGACCATAATGGGGGTCTCGCAGTATTTGAAAGAGCAAAATGACAAGATTCAGATTATTGGGTTGCAGCCACAAGATGGTGCCAGTATTCCAGGAATACGACGTTGGCCAAAAGAGTATCTGCCGTCTATTTTCGATGACACGCGTGTTGATACTGTGATGGACGTGTCCCAGCAAGATGCCGAACAAACCATGCGTCGCCTCGCTAAAGAGGAAGGGGTTTTTTGTGGTGTATCATCTGGTGGTTCTGTGGCAATGGCAATGGCGTTATCTGAGCAGTTAAACGGTGCTGTGATCGTAGCGATTGTATGCGATCGTGGCGATCGATATTTGTCCACAGGTGTGTTTGATTAA
- a CDS encoding response regulator yields the protein MINIRLPKLQLNHDNKLFWSLFSPVFGISIITCTFLILSRFNDLDDNLYQRTQHITEQVATTSEYAIVFSDQNMMYRILQNALSNQYISSVQLFNSEQKIIAELGSEFITQITGFPTASEIQKFPDHVVSISAVHYNNNALDGAFNPQADLFTPMSQQNLIGWVKIQADTAVVQIQKYQYASLVLLIFFAFNLCSGLIFLRITKQLIQPVKNIENTLSKLAKEQFSVAKLMRLPVEYHTLQKDLLFLTERLEHNKQEMTAGIEQATEDLRRSMDSMEEKSAQLHIANREATESNRLKSQFLANISHEVRTPLNAILGYTKTLQKGIKDPQHKLYIDTIEQSTNSLLAIIGDILDFSKIEAGKLSLESNHFNLRALIDDVYQTLSINLLTKEKQIDLVTEFDAQLPEWIIGDSTRVRQILTNLIGNAIKFTHQGSVKTKVSCQTQSDNKLTLLFQIIDTGIGIPEHKIDRLFKPFSQVDTSTTRQFGGTGLGLVISKKLVEQMQGKIEVSSDPSIGSTFRFSLCLQASGNLMNQKDSLDRHIILLEPNSTYRAHLTSYLHSIGVKTTRCSDIEQLISALKEKADTIDGIVLSLGPEETSVEETKELINYANQHFSIPCIVMIQPPRNITQNPELKALASEILLKPVSHDRLYKALQQIDQRVIQVDEDSDSTPIESDQPRQGLKILAVDDAPINLQLLSHWLQPHGIEVALAYSGQQALALASEQSFDLIFMDIQMPEMDGMETTQQLRQLKSYQNTPIIALTAHALGSEQQQILASGMNAYLTKPIAEEVLFHTIDEWCSNTKTFQQQVDATLVNIFDMQKALDIVDGKTEIAREMFTMLADSLNNEKKLIQHHLENQDTEKLIEVVHRIHGASKYTGTFNIARHAGFLETHLKELGMEDVEGVAEDFIHAIDDLLNHRDLITWPQE from the coding sequence ATGATTAACATTCGTTTACCAAAACTTCAGCTAAACCACGACAACAAACTGTTTTGGTCTTTATTTTCGCCTGTTTTTGGTATCTCCATCATCACCTGCACGTTTTTAATCCTTAGTCGCTTCAACGATCTTGACGATAATCTTTATCAGCGCACTCAACACATAACAGAACAAGTTGCTACCACCAGCGAATACGCCATCGTGTTTTCTGATCAAAATATGATGTATCGAATCCTGCAAAACGCCCTCAGCAACCAATACATCAGTAGCGTCCAACTGTTTAACAGCGAGCAAAAAATCATCGCCGAGCTAGGCTCCGAATTTATCACCCAAATAACCGGCTTCCCAACCGCCAGCGAGATACAGAAATTCCCAGATCATGTCGTTTCCATTAGTGCTGTTCATTACAACAATAATGCATTGGACGGAGCCTTTAACCCACAGGCCGACTTATTTACTCCAATGAGCCAACAAAACCTCATTGGTTGGGTCAAAATCCAAGCTGATACCGCCGTAGTGCAAATCCAAAAATACCAATATGCCAGCTTAGTCCTATTGATTTTCTTTGCGTTTAATTTATGCAGTGGGCTCATTTTCTTACGCATTACCAAACAATTAATCCAACCCGTTAAAAACATCGAAAACACCTTAAGTAAACTGGCCAAAGAACAATTCTCCGTAGCAAAATTGATGCGACTTCCAGTGGAATATCATACCTTACAAAAAGATTTGCTATTCCTAACGGAGCGGCTTGAACATAACAAACAAGAAATGACCGCCGGCATAGAGCAAGCGACGGAAGACCTTCGTCGTAGCATGGACAGCATGGAGGAAAAAAGCGCGCAATTACACATCGCAAACCGAGAAGCAACGGAATCCAATCGCCTGAAATCTCAGTTTCTCGCGAATATCAGCCATGAAGTCAGAACCCCATTAAATGCCATTTTAGGCTATACCAAAACTCTTCAGAAAGGCATTAAAGACCCGCAGCATAAGCTCTATATAGATACCATTGAGCAATCAACAAATAGCTTGCTCGCCATCATTGGCGATATTTTAGATTTCTCGAAAATAGAAGCCGGAAAATTAAGCTTAGAAAGCAATCACTTTAATCTTCGGGCCTTAATCGATGATGTTTATCAAACGCTGAGCATTAATCTGTTAACCAAAGAAAAGCAGATTGATCTGGTCACAGAGTTCGATGCTCAACTGCCGGAATGGATCATTGGTGACAGTACTCGCGTCCGTCAGATACTCACCAACCTGATAGGCAATGCCATTAAATTCACCCATCAAGGTTCGGTCAAAACCAAAGTATCTTGCCAAACCCAGTCTGATAACAAGTTGACCCTGCTATTCCAAATCATCGACACTGGTATTGGTATTCCGGAACATAAAATTGATCGCCTCTTTAAGCCATTTTCACAAGTAGACACCAGCACAACACGACAGTTTGGCGGCACTGGTTTAGGCCTAGTCATCAGTAAAAAACTGGTTGAACAAATGCAGGGAAAAATCGAAGTCAGTAGTGATCCAAGCATAGGTTCTACGTTTCGCTTCTCCCTGTGTCTACAAGCCTCAGGCAACCTGATGAATCAAAAAGACTCATTAGACAGACACATCATCTTACTGGAACCAAACAGTACCTATCGAGCACATCTGACCAGCTATTTACACAGCATAGGCGTTAAAACCACCCGTTGTAGCGACATTGAACAATTGATTTCCGCGCTCAAGGAAAAGGCCGACACCATTGACGGTATTGTGCTGAGTTTAGGGCCAGAAGAAACCAGTGTAGAGGAAACAAAAGAGCTGATTAATTACGCCAACCAGCACTTTTCTATCCCCTGTATTGTGATGATTCAGCCCCCCAGAAACATCACCCAAAATCCAGAGCTTAAAGCCCTTGCTAGCGAAATACTGCTTAAACCCGTCAGCCATGATCGTCTCTATAAAGCACTACAGCAGATCGACCAAAGGGTTATCCAGGTCGACGAAGACAGCGACAGCACCCCAATTGAGTCAGACCAGCCCCGTCAAGGTCTTAAAATTTTGGCAGTTGACGATGCGCCGATCAACTTACAACTGTTAAGTCATTGGCTCCAACCACACGGTATCGAAGTCGCTCTAGCCTACAGCGGCCAACAAGCCTTAGCATTAGCATCGGAGCAATCATTTGACCTCATTTTCATGGACATTCAAATGCCTGAAATGGATGGCATGGAAACCACTCAACAATTACGACAATTAAAGTCTTACCAGAACACCCCTATTATTGCTCTGACAGCACACGCCCTTGGTTCAGAACAGCAACAAATTCTCGCCAGTGGCATGAATGCCTATTTAACCAAACCCATTGCTGAAGAAGTGTTGTTTCACACCATAGATGAGTGGTGCTCTAACACCAAGACCTTCCAGCAACAAGTTGATGCCACATTGGTGAATATTTTCGACATGCAAAAAGCCTTAGACATAGTCGATGGTAAAACAGAAATCGCTCGAGAAATGTTTACCATGCTGGCCGATTCGTTGAACAATGAGAAAAAATTGATTCAGCATCACTTAGAAAACCAAGACACAGAAAAACTCATTGAAGTAGTTCATAGAATCCACGGAGCCTCTAAATACACAGGCACCTTTAATATTGCCCGCCATGCAGGTTTTTTGGAAACGCACTTAAAAGAACTGGGTATGGAAGACGTTGAAGGGGTGGCGGAAGATTTCATTCACGCTATTGATGATCTGTTAAATCATAGAGATCTTATTACTTGGCCTCAAGAATAA
- the acpS gene encoding holo-ACP synthase encodes MILGVGTDLVEIERVSNSVARLGDRFIDRILTAQEKLRWQAISHPDQANAYVAKRFAAKEAAVKALGTGIGSGVSFQHFNVINLPSGQPCLEVDNSISERFEQPVVWHLSLTDERAYAQAFVILEAK; translated from the coding sequence ATGATTTTAGGCGTTGGAACAGATTTAGTTGAAATCGAACGTGTGTCTAACTCAGTTGCACGTTTGGGGGATCGTTTTATTGATCGTATTCTTACCGCGCAGGAAAAGTTACGTTGGCAGGCTATTTCACATCCAGATCAGGCTAATGCTTATGTGGCCAAACGCTTTGCTGCAAAAGAAGCGGCGGTGAAGGCCTTGGGAACTGGTATTGGGTCTGGTGTTAGTTTTCAACACTTTAACGTGATTAATCTGCCGTCAGGTCAGCCTTGTTTAGAAGTGGATAACAGTATTTCTGAGCGCTTTGAGCAACCAGTGGTTTGGCACTTAAGCTTAACAGATGAGCGCGCTTATGCGCAGGCCTTTGTTATTCTTGAGGCCAAGTAA
- the recO gene encoding DNA repair protein RecO, whose product MRANGYVIHTRPFQDNKVLVDLLTQEQGLMRGVWRLPKKEARVLPGPFLCYEMDYVGRSDLKTIKSLESLSAPSPLDGLNLYAALYVHELLEKLLPTNLPLPDMYALYQWLIESLYAGAPVAPLLRRFEVGLFADLGSSISMGVTGRGEPLKATQMYQFHGQFGLRPYHGEILKQTPIVFVEGQVAMQYHAGVWRDKQVLSLAKVLHRHWLDGLLNGKPVVSRELLPTTSFRGELHLGVPVFRAL is encoded by the coding sequence ATGCGCGCTAATGGGTATGTCATTCATACTCGTCCTTTTCAGGACAACAAGGTGTTGGTTGACCTATTGACCCAAGAACAAGGTTTGATGCGCGGTGTTTGGCGATTACCGAAAAAAGAGGCCCGGGTCTTACCTGGGCCTTTTTTGTGTTACGAGATGGACTATGTCGGGCGCAGTGACTTGAAGACGATCAAAAGCTTGGAGTCTTTGTCTGCTCCTAGTCCGTTGGATGGGCTAAATTTGTATGCAGCCTTGTATGTTCATGAGTTACTCGAGAAGCTTTTACCGACCAATTTACCCCTGCCAGATATGTATGCTTTATACCAATGGCTGATTGAGAGCCTGTACGCCGGTGCGCCCGTAGCCCCACTCTTAAGGCGTTTTGAAGTGGGGTTGTTTGCCGACTTAGGATCAAGCATTAGTATGGGCGTAACCGGGCGTGGTGAACCACTGAAGGCGACGCAAATGTATCAGTTTCATGGTCAGTTTGGTTTGCGGCCATATCATGGTGAGATATTAAAACAAACACCAATCGTCTTTGTCGAAGGGCAGGTGGCGATGCAATATCATGCTGGTGTATGGCGTGATAAGCAGGTTTTAAGCTTGGCAAAAGTGTTACATCGACACTGGTTGGATGGCTTATTGAATGGTAAGCCTGTGGTGTCTCGAGAGCTATTACCAACGACCTCGTTCAGAGGTGAACTGCATTTGGGTGTGCCAGTATTTCGAGCTTTGTAA
- the era gene encoding GTPase Era has product MSDVEVTHCGYIAIVGRPNVGKSTLLNHILGQKLSITSRKPQTTRDQILGVKTEGHIQAIYVDTPGLHLGETKAINRIMNRTATAALKDVDLVLFVVDADRWTEEDESVLQKVKFASCPVVLVVNKVDQLDQKDELLPRLANLSERMDFAQIVPISALRNKNLDRLERLVESYIPEGMQYYPEDQITNRSSRFLAAEIVREKITRQLGQEVPYEVAVQIEEFVYEESAIHISALILVERNGQKRIIIGDRGEKIKLIGKEARIDMEDLFQHKVMLNLWIKVRSGWSDDERALASLGYQEE; this is encoded by the coding sequence ATGTCTGATGTTGAAGTAACCCATTGTGGTTATATCGCCATAGTTGGCCGCCCAAATGTGGGCAAATCAACCCTGCTGAACCATATTCTAGGGCAAAAGCTCTCGATTACCTCTCGGAAGCCGCAAACCACGCGAGACCAGATCCTAGGGGTGAAAACTGAAGGTCATATCCAAGCCATTTATGTGGATACACCTGGATTACATTTGGGTGAAACCAAAGCCATTAACCGCATTATGAATCGTACCGCCACGGCGGCCTTGAAAGATGTGGATTTGGTGCTGTTTGTTGTTGATGCTGATCGTTGGACTGAAGAAGATGAGTCGGTTTTGCAAAAGGTAAAGTTTGCCTCATGCCCTGTGGTCTTGGTGGTAAACAAGGTTGATCAGCTGGATCAAAAAGATGAGTTATTGCCTCGTTTGGCGAATTTATCTGAACGCATGGATTTTGCTCAAATCGTGCCGATTTCTGCTTTGCGAAATAAGAATTTAGATCGTCTTGAACGTTTGGTGGAAAGCTATATTCCAGAGGGAATGCAGTATTACCCAGAAGATCAAATTACCAATCGCAGCTCGCGTTTTTTAGCCGCTGAAATCGTGCGAGAAAAAATTACCCGTCAGTTAGGGCAAGAAGTGCCTTATGAAGTGGCGGTACAAATTGAAGAGTTTGTTTACGAAGAATCTGCGATTCATATTAGTGCGTTGATCTTGGTTGAGCGTAATGGTCAAAAGCGCATTATCATTGGTGATCGTGGCGAAAAAATTAAACTCATTGGTAAAGAAGCTCGCATTGATATGGAAGACTTGTTTCAACATAAGGTGATGTTGAATTTGTGGATTAAAGTTCGTTCAGGTTGGTCTGATGATGAACGTGCTTTGGCAAGTCTGGGTTATCAGGAAGAGTAA
- the rnc gene encoding ribonuclease III, translated as MSSLYQKLCRRIGYFFADLGLLELALTHRSYGGKNNERLEFLGDSILNYVIAEDLFHRFPKAKEGELSRLRASLVKGDTLAELAREFQLGDFLKLGAGELKSGGFRRDSILADSVEGIIGAMYLDAGMDICRQHILAWYKDRLEATSLKVVTKDAKTRLQEYLQARKHALPQYDVVDIVGEPHDQTFHVHCHIELCNEAIEGCGNSRRIAEQNAAAKALEKLEKVNV; from the coding sequence TTGAGTTCACTGTATCAGAAATTGTGTCGGCGCATAGGTTACTTTTTTGCCGACCTTGGATTGCTTGAACTGGCGCTGACACACCGCAGTTATGGCGGGAAAAATAATGAGCGTCTTGAGTTCTTGGGTGATTCGATTCTCAATTATGTGATAGCGGAAGACTTGTTTCATCGTTTTCCAAAAGCCAAGGAAGGGGAATTAAGTCGCTTACGTGCGTCATTGGTCAAAGGCGATACGTTGGCTGAACTGGCGCGTGAATTTCAGCTAGGAGATTTTTTAAAACTCGGCGCTGGTGAATTGAAAAGCGGTGGTTTTCGTCGTGATTCGATTTTAGCGGATAGCGTCGAAGGCATTATCGGTGCCATGTATTTAGATGCTGGCATGGACATTTGTCGTCAACATATTTTAGCTTGGTACAAAGATCGTTTAGAAGCGACTTCTCTGAAAGTGGTGACGAAAGACGCTAAAACACGTTTGCAAGAATATTTGCAAGCCAGAAAACATGCTTTGCCTCAATACGATGTTGTGGATATTGTTGGCGAACCTCATGATCAAACGTTTCATGTGCATTGCCACATTGAGTTGTGCAATGAAGCCATAGAAGGTTGTGGCAACAGTCGTCGTATCGCTGAACAAAATGCCGCCGCTAAAGCCCTAGAAAAGTTGGAAAAAGTGAATGTCTGA